Proteins found in one Aspergillus chevalieri M1 DNA, chromosome 2, nearly complete sequence genomic segment:
- a CDS encoding uncharacterized protein (COG:S;~EggNog:ENOG410PJQH), which produces MPCFKGLAVSIHTPDGPISEYSIQRQSRASRIACFIPVPPAKLPDSATGKPEQSTFAVSITLLSSGQDVPYSTPKPTPENPSPKAKVVGGLPGQTGERGQYSQMVAPYQPLTNSPNETIAAYIYFDGRQKEEVATLLRRGEETWVNSRWVSVPDSEGGGLAEREFLFREVGLERWLNGLDLEGKDAAAKIERRRQKIEKRRQNRNSSGDMQMEEKSKADKGIMRYGNDALEDVSDDEVSSDSDDDPIPESAGQIKVALYRVLASGEIKRGEYSPQFDAHDDDDETAGNGGDAGADIDHTTSFAKPKSLDPKSISTQTVTGIDPTDKPYATFTFMYRGSRQLQKMGILKDPKAQETPGSTKRRSLQPDFSNLGPLKPGGTVGFLNFRDSNQEKRKNKKNKKAQKNDDDMDSDDDDDDSILGKADDEEAKEDKHHLSPDDSRFGGELAEGVRKIKLKRQHSAASLSGSNKADATDTSASGETKQSSSSLSTSPPNASVTTTSAADLFKPAMNAANGEPAGSPLKKQRASVSGADENAIRKRIGSGLSTNITDALGSSGAADITGFGTTSTPFGGSLKPPEPGPQQVPSQPQDEEEL; this is translated from the exons ATGCCATGCTTCAAAGGTCTCGCCGTCAGCATACACACGCCGGATGGTCCCATTTCGGAGTATTCCATCCAACGACAATCGCGAGCCTCCCGTATAGCCTGCTTTATTCCGGTGCCACCAGCCAAGCTTCCTGACTCCGCTACTGGAAAACCCGAGCAATCTACCTTCGCGGTCTCAATCACTCTCCTCAGTTCCGGGCAAGATGTTCCATATTCCACACCGAAACCAACACCCGAGAACCCCTCGCCCAAGGCAAAGGTGGTCGGAGGCCTCCCGGGCCAGACGGGCGAGCGAGGACAGTACAGTCAAATGGTTGCCCCCTACCAGCCCCTGACAAATTCACCGAACGAAACGATTGCGGCGTATATCTATTTCGACGGTCGACAGAAGGAGGAAGTGGCCACTTTGCTCCGCAGAGGCGAGGAGACCTGGGTCAATTCTCGCTGGGTTAGCGTACCCGACTCTGAAGGAGGTGGTCTTGCAGAGCGGGAGTTCTTGTTCCGGGAAGTTGGCTTGGAGAGATGGTTGAATGGCCTGGACTTGGAAGGAAAGGATGCTGCCGCCAAAATTGAACGCCGGAGACAGAAGATTGAGAAGCGTCGTCAGAATCGAAACTCGTCCGGCGACATGCAGATGGAAGAGAAGTCGAAGGCGGACAAAGGGATCATGCGATACGGCAACGATGCGCTGGAGGATGTTTCGGACGATGAAGTATCCTCCGATTCCGACGATGATCCTATTCCCGAGTCTGCCGGACAGATCAAGGTGGCACTTTATCGTGTCCTGGCCTCCGGGGAAATCAAACGGGGCGAATACTCTCCGCAATTCGATGCacatgatgatgacgatgagacCGCAGGAAATGGCGGGGATGCAGGTGCTGATATTGACCACACTACGAGTTTTGCGAAGCCAAAGTCATTGGACCCGAAGTCCATCAGTACTCAGACGGTGACGGGGATTGACCCGACAGACAAGCCTTATGCCACTTTTACTTTCATGTACAGAGGATCAC GGCAATTGCAAAAGATGGGCATTTTGAAAGACCCCAAGGCACAAGAAACCCCAGGTTCTACCAAGAGACGGTCACTCCAACCTGATTTCTCTAACCTTGGACCGCTCAAGCCGGGGGGTACTGTAGGATTCCTCAATTTCCGAGACAGCAACCAGGAGAAACggaagaacaaaaagaacaagaaggctCAAAaaaatgatgatgatatggacagcgatgatgacgatgatgattcAATCCTCGGGAAAGCCGATGACGAAGAGGCTAAGGAGGATAAGCATCATCTCTCACCGGACGATTCCAGATTTGGAGGCGAGCTTGCGGAGGGTGTACGCAAAATTAAG CTCAAACGCCAACACTCTGCCGCTTCTTTGTCTGGCAGTAACAAGGCCGATGCTACAGACACTTCCGCTTCCGGTGAGACGAAGCAGTCCTCGTCAAGTTTGTCTACGAGTCCTCCAAACGCATCTGTGACAACTACTTCCGCAGCGGACCTATTCAAGCCAGCTATGAACGCGGCAAACGGCGAACCTGCTGGAAGCCCTCTGAAGAAGCAGCGAGCCAGCGTATCGGGAGCAGATGAAAATGCTATCAGAAAGCGGATCGGGTCGGGTTTGTCCACGAACATCACCGATGCTTTGGGTAGTTCCGGTGCGGCAGACATTACGGGGTTTGGTACTACGTCAACACCCTTTGGAGGCTCTCTCAAGCCTCCGGAGCCTGGGCCGCAGCAGGTCCCTTCGCAGCCacaggatgaagaggagctATAA
- a CDS encoding oligoribonuclease (BUSCO:EOG09264V2U;~COG:L;~EggNog:ENOG410PNZS;~InterPro:IPR036397,IPR013520,IPR012337,IPR022894;~PFAM:PF00929;~go_function: GO:0000175 - 3'-5'-exoribonuclease activity [Evidence IEA];~go_function: GO:0003676 - nucleic acid binding [Evidence IEA]), with protein MPLARSTDPLVWIDCEMTGLNPDTDSILQICCFITDYQLRVLEPTGFEAVIHHPKSTLDNMSQWCIDTHGRTGLTAAVLASTTTADVAAADLLAYIRKFVPEPRTAVLAGNSVHADKAFLARGPYASVLEWLHYRILDVSAIKEAARRWGSEELLQAVPPKREVHLAKDDILESIEEMKFYRERLFGV; from the exons ATGCCGCTAGCACGCTCTACAGATCCCTTGGTGTGGATCGACTGCGAG ATGACTGGCCTTAACCCTGACACCGACAGTATCCTTCAAATATGCTGCTTCATCACAGACTACCAACTCCGCGTCCTCGAACCCACCGGCTTCGAAGCCGTCATCCACCACCCCAAATCCACCCTCGACAACATGTCCCAATGGTGCATCGACACCCACGGCCGCACCGGCCTGACCGCTGCCGTGCTCGCGTCAACAACAACCGCCGACGTGGCCGCTGCCGACCTCCTCGCATACATACGGAAATTCGTCCCCGAGCCGCGAACGGCGGTGCTGGCGGGCAATAGCGTGCATGCGGATAAGGCGTTTCTGGCACGGGGCCCGTATGCGTCGGTGCTGGAGTGGTTGCATTATCGGATTCTGGACGTGAGTGCGATCAAGGAGGCTGCTAGGCGGTGGGGAAGCGAGGAGTTGCTGCAGGCTGTGCCTCCTAAGAGGGAAGTGCATTTGGCCAAGGATGATATACTGGAGAGCATTGAGGAGATGAAGTTCTACAGAGAGCGGTTGTTTGGGGTGTGA
- the pgmA gene encoding phosphoglucomutase PGM2 (COG:G;~EggNog:ENOG410PHM1;~InterPro:IPR036900,IPR016055,IPR005846,IPR005845, IPR005844,IPR005843,IPR005841,IPR016066;~PFAM:PF00408,PF02879,PF02878,PF02880;~go_function: GO:0000287 - magnesium ion binding [Evidence IEA];~go_function: GO:0016868 - intramolecular transferase activity, phosphotransferases [Evidence IEA];~go_process: GO:0005975 - carbohydrate metabolic process [Evidence IEA];~go_process: GO:0071704 - organic substance metabolic process [Evidence IEA]), which translates to MSVQTVSIQPFQDQKPGTSGLRKKVKVFQQANYTEAFVASVIQSIPEGAQDATLVIAGDGRYYNPEAIQKIAKIGAAYGVKKLLVGQNGILSTPAASNLIRVRKATGGILLTASHNPGGPDNDFGIKYNLANGAPAPETVTNKIYETSKSLTSYNISEIPDIDTSAIGTKTYGPLEVEIVHSTADYVTMLKEIFDFDLIKEFLSSHKDFKILFDGMHGVTGPYGTDIFVKELGLPSSSTMNCVPKPDFGGGHPDPNLVYAHELVEAVDKNGVHFGAASDGDGDRNMIYGANTFVSPGDSLAIIAHHAKLIPWFQKQGVYGLARSMPTSGAVDLVAKAQGLQSYEVPTGWKFFCNLFDNKKMSICGEESFGTGSNHIREKDGVWAIVAWLNIIAGVAKSNPGQTPSIASIQNEFWQTYGRTYFTRYDYEGVDSEGANKVIATLSDLAGQDSFVGSTVSNRKVTDAGNFAYTDLDGSVTKNQGLYVKFDDGSRIVTRLSGTGSSGATIRLYIEKYEEDRSKVATPTQEYLKDNVALAMGLLKFKEYIGREEPDVKT; encoded by the exons ATGTCGGTCCAGACCGTTTCCATCCAGCCCTTCCAGGACCAGAAGCCGGGAAC CTCCGGTCTTCGTAAGAAGGTCAAGGTCTTCCAACAGGCCAACTACACTGAAGCCTTCGTGGCCAGCGTTATCCAGTCGATCCCCGAAGGTGCTCAGGATGCTACCCTCGTCATCGCCGGTGACGGCCGTTACTACAACCCCGAGGCTATTCAGAAGATCGCGAAGATTGGTGCCGCTTACGGTGTCAAGAAGCTGCTCGTGGGCCAGAACGGCATCCTCAGTACCCCGGCTGCCAGTAACTTGATCCGTGTGCGGAAGGCTACCGGTGGCATTCTTTTGACTGCCAGCCACAACCCTGGTG GTCCCGACAACGACTTCGGTATAAAGTACAACCTTGCCAACGGCGCACCTGCACCCGAGACCGTCACCAACAAGATCTACGAGACCTCCAAGTCCTTGACCTCCTACAACATTAGCGAGATCCCTGACATTGATACCTCTGCCATCGGCACCAAGACCTATGGCCCTCTGGAGGTTGAGATTGTCCACTCGACCGCCGACTACGTGACCATGCTGAAGGAGATTTTCGACTTCGACCTGATTAAGGAATTCTTGAGCAGCCACAAGGACTTCAAGATTCTGTTTGACGGTATGCACGGTGTGACCGGTCCTTACGGTACCGacatcttcgtcaaggagCTCGGACttcccagcagcagcaccatGAACTGCGTGCCAAAGCCTGACTTTGGCGGTGGTCACCCTGATCCCAACCTGGTCTACGCCCACGAACTTGTGGAGGCTGTTGATAAGAACGGCGTCCACTTCGGTGCTGCCAGTGACGGTGACGGTGATCGTAACATGATCTACGGTGCCAACACTTTCGTCTCGCCCGGTGACAGCTTGGCTATTATTGCCCACCACGCTAAGCTGATCCCCTGGTTCCAGAAGCAGGGTGTCTACGGTCTTGCTCGCTCCATGCCCACCTCGGGTGCTGTTGACCTGGTCGCCAAGGCCCAGGGTCTCCAGAGCTACGAGGTCCCCACAGGCTGGAAGTTCTTTTGCAACCTGTTCGACAACAAGAAAATGTCCATCTGCGGTGAGGAGAGTTTCGGTACCGGCAGCAACCACATCCGTGAGAAGGACGGTGTGTGGGCTATTGTGGCCTGGCTGAACATCATCGCTGGCGTTGCCAAGAGCAACCCCGGCCAGACTCCCAGCATCGCCTCGATCCAGAACGAGTTCTGGCAGACCTACGGTCGTACCTACTTCACCCGGTACGACTATGAGGGTGTCGACAGCGAGGGGGCCAACAAGGTCATTGCCACCCTTTCCGACTTGGCTGGTCAGGACTCTTTCGTGGGCTCGACCGTCTCCAACCGCAAGGTTACCGATGCAGGCAACTTCGCCTATACTGACCTTGACGGCAGTGTGACCAAGAACCAGGGTCTGTACGTCAAGTTCGACGACGGCAGCCGTATCGTCACCCGGCTGTCGGGTACTGGCAGCAGCGGAGCCACCATCCGTCTGTACATTGAGAAGTACGAGGAAGACCGGAGCAAGGTGGCCACTCCCACCCAGGAGTACCTCAAGGACAACGTGGCTCTGGCCATGGGTCTCCTTAAGTTCAAGGAGTACATTGGCCGCGAGGAGCCTGATGTCAAGACCTAA
- a CDS encoding Gfo/Idh/MocA family protein (COG:S;~EggNog:ENOG410PKCI;~InterPro:IPR004104,IPR000683,IPR036291;~PFAM:PF02894,PF01408;~go_function: GO:0016491 - oxidoreductase activity [Evidence IEA]): MKEPQPPISHLSPLTSTISPSPRHIRFIVLGAGSRGTAYGQAVTTATTGHIHAVAEPHPFKRREFGRNFIWGDGKPQDGQEFEDWREWVRWEVKRRNGGSNGITAEGVDGVFICTLDDQHIEILHAVAQFKDLHILCEKPLALSLQDCLSVYRSLKPTTDGGDRNTIFSIGHVLRYSPHNILLRKLLLVDRVIGDIVSLEHCEPVGWWHFSHSYVRGNWRRETANGDGSLLTKSCHDVDFILWLLCSPPETPTSASKSAYHHPRTITSTGSLTQFNPRRKPRKAGNATNCLSCTAEKECNYSALKIYRDMHLSHGDIDWPVNIVCPDIEDTYRTSGAEAADKALLFRLQQDYNKETDSGDKIASKTWYGRCVYESDNNVCDDQVVTITWADEPSSSSTASMNAKTALFHMIAPTEKQCQRRGRVYGTHGEISYDSRTITIYDFATQSESAIEVPRQPPEEEKAHGGGDYGLARSFVLAVDAVVNQGMSVGEAQARFVGCTLEEVVRSHAVVFAAEEARREERVVRWKEWWRERLALTE; this comes from the coding sequence ATGAAAGAACCACAACCTCCCATAAGTCACCTTTCCCCACTGACGAGCACAAtatcaccatcaccaagaCACATCCGGTTTATCGTCCTCGGAGCTGGCTCACGCGGAACAGCCTACGGCCAAGCCGTCACAACCGCAACAACAGGCCACATCCACGCCGTCGCAGAACCGCACCCTTTCAAACGGCGAGAATTCGGCCGCAACTTTATCTGGGGTGATGGGAAACCGCAGGATGGACAGGAATTTGAGGACTGGAGGGAGTGGGTAAGGTGGGAGGTAAAACGGCGGAATGGTGGTAGCAACGGTATCACGGCTGAAGGGGTTGATGGGGTCTTCATCTGCACTCTGGATGATCAGCATATTGAGATCCTCCATGCCGTTGCGCAATTCAAGGATCTGCATATCCTATGTGAGAAACCGTTGGCACTGTCACTTCAGGATTGTCTTTCTGTCTACCGCTCGCTTAAACCTACTACGGATGGTGGTGACAGGAACACCATCTTTTCAATCGGCCATGTTCTGCGTTACAGTCCACATAACATTCTCCTTCGCAAACTACTTCTCGTCGACCGGGTGATTGGGGACATTGTTTCGTTAGAACACTGCGAGCCTGTTGGGTGGTGGCACTTCTCACATAGTTATGTCCGCGGGAATTGGCGACGGGAAACTGCCAATGGTGATGGTTCGTTGTTAACCAAATCGTGTCATGATGTTGATTTTATCCTTTGGTTGCTTTGCTCGCCGCCTGAGACGCCTACTTCTGCGTCGAAATCTGCATATCACCATCCGCGCACGATCACTTCCACTGGTTCATTGACGCAATTTAACCCTCGTCGCAAACCACGAAAGGCTGGCAACGCAACAAATTGTCTCTCCTGTACGGCAGAGAAAGAATGTAACTATAGTGCTCTCAAGATCTACCGTGACATGCATCTCTCCCACGGCGATATCGACTGGCCGGTGAACATCGTCTGTCCAGACATCGAAGATACCTACCGTACCTCCGgcgcagaagcagcagaCAAAGCCCTTCTGTTCCGGTTACAACAAGACTATAACAAAGAAACAGACAGCGGTGACAAGATCGCCTCGAAAACATGGTACGGCCGCTGCGTCTACGAATCCGATAATAATGTCTGCGATGACCAAGTTGTCACCATCACCTGGGCCGACGaaccctcctcatcatctaCTGCCTCAATGAATGCCAAAACAGCACTCTTCCACATGATAGCCCCCACCGAAAAACAATGCCAACGCCGGGGCCGCGTCTACGGCACCCACGGCGAAATCTCCTACGACAGCCGCACAATCACCATCTACGACTTTGCAACTCAGTCCGAATCAGCCATCGAGGTTCCCCGTCAACCACCAGAGGAGGAAAAGGCACATGGGGGCGGGGACTATGGGCTTGCGAGGAGTTTTGTACTAGCTGTAGATGCGGTTGTTAATCAGGGGATGAGTGTTGGGGAGGCGCAGGCGAGGTTTGTTGGGTGTACACTTGAGGAGGTGGTTAGGAGTCATGCGGTTGTTTTTGCTGCTGAGGAggcgaggagggaggagagggtCGTTAGGTGGAAGGAGTGGTGGAGGGAGAGGCTTGCTTTGACGGAGTAG